One Deltaproteobacteria bacterium HGW-Deltaproteobacteria-4 DNA segment encodes these proteins:
- the livG gene encoding high-affinity branched-chain amino acid ABC transporter ATP-binding protein LivG (Part of the ABC transporter complexes LivFGHMJ and LivFGHMK involved in the high-affinity transport of branched-chain amino acids; LivFGHMK is specific for the transport of leucine, while LivFGHMJ is a transporter for leucine, isoleucine, and valine) encodes MLEVKEITCVFGGLIALDKVSFTIRQGEITGVIGPNGAGKTTLFNIVSGIYSRTAGQILFNGRDISGLPPDQLARLGLVRTFQNIELFGQMTVLENVMVGLHTKSRCGILACALKLPWHLAEEKRIRARALELLDYVGIADLAEQSAASLPFGKGRLLEIARALALEPQIMLMDEPAAGLNSRETWELGDLIRKIRSSGVTVVLVEHDMELVMDVCDAIVVLNLGQKLAEGTPRQIQDNSAVIAAYLGEG; translated from the coding sequence ATGCTTGAAGTCAAGGAGATCACCTGTGTCTTTGGCGGACTGATCGCGCTCGACAAGGTCAGCTTTACCATTCGTCAGGGGGAGATTACCGGCGTTATCGGCCCGAACGGCGCCGGCAAGACCACTCTCTTTAATATCGTCAGCGGCATCTACAGTCGCACCGCCGGCCAGATCCTGTTTAACGGTCGCGACATCAGCGGCCTGCCCCCCGATCAACTCGCCCGCCTCGGACTGGTCCGTACCTTCCAGAATATCGAACTCTTCGGGCAGATGACCGTTCTTGAGAACGTCATGGTCGGCCTGCATACCAAGAGCCGTTGCGGCATCCTTGCCTGTGCTCTCAAGCTTCCCTGGCATCTGGCTGAGGAGAAGCGAATTCGCGCCCGCGCCCTTGAACTCCTCGACTATGTCGGCATTGCCGATCTTGCCGAGCAGTCCGCTGCCAGCCTCCCTTTCGGCAAAGGGCGTCTCCTCGAAATTGCCCGCGCCCTGGCGCTCGAACCGCAGATAATGTTGATGGATGAGCCGGCCGCCGGTCTTAACAGTCGTGAAACCTGGGAACTCGGCGATTTGATCCGCAAGATCCGCAGCAGCGGCGTTACTGTCGTTCTGGTTGAGCATGACATGGAACTGGTCATGGATGTCTGCGACGCCATCGTCGTCCTCAATCTCGGCCAGAAGCTCGCCGAGGGGACACCGCGACAGATTCAGGACAATAGCGCGGTGATCGCCGCTTATCTTGGGGAAGGGTAG
- a CDS encoding branched-chain amino acid ABC transporter permease translates to MNLTDQLTQYILSGLSTGAIYALIGLGFAIIYNSTGIINFAQGEFVMFGGMLGVYFFHKQGLALPIAFLLAVVVTALCGVLFERFAIRPLRRPTPMNMVIITIGGSIFLRGVAMIAWGKDTHVLPTFSGDDPISFVGATLLPQHLWIFAITILLIIGTKLFFSHTISGKAMSACAVNRRAAGLVGIDVRRMIMFSFILSSAIGAMAGIIIAPLTMTSYDVGVMLGLKGFCAAIIGGMSSGLPTVIGGLLLGVLESLGAGFSSGYKDAVAFVILLLILFFRPQGLFSRGSSERV, encoded by the coding sequence ATGAATTTAACCGATCAATTGACGCAATATATCCTTTCCGGTTTATCCACCGGCGCCATCTATGCCCTGATTGGCCTCGGTTTTGCCATTATTTATAACTCCACCGGCATCATCAATTTTGCCCAGGGGGAGTTTGTTATGTTCGGTGGCATGCTGGGGGTCTACTTCTTTCATAAACAGGGGTTGGCACTACCGATCGCTTTTCTCCTCGCGGTCGTGGTCACAGCTCTGTGTGGTGTTCTTTTTGAGCGCTTTGCCATTCGTCCCTTACGACGACCGACGCCGATGAATATGGTCATTATCACCATTGGCGGCAGTATCTTCCTGCGCGGCGTGGCGATGATCGCCTGGGGGAAAGATACCCACGTCCTGCCGACCTTCTCCGGTGACGATCCGATCTCCTTTGTCGGTGCAACCCTCCTGCCGCAGCATCTGTGGATCTTTGCTATCACAATTTTGCTGATTATCGGCACCAAGCTCTTCTTTTCCCACACCATCAGTGGCAAAGCGATGTCAGCCTGTGCGGTCAACCGCCGCGCCGCCGGACTGGTCGGTATCGATGTGCGGCGGATGATCATGTTCTCCTTTATCCTCTCTTCCGCCATTGGCGCCATGGCCGGGATTATCATCGCCCCTTTGACCATGACCTCTTACGATGTCGGGGTTATGCTCGGTCTCAAAGGATTCTGTGCGGCGATCATCGGCGGCATGAGCAGCGGTCTCCCCACCGTCATAGGCGGCCTCCTGCTCGGCGTCCTCGAATCCCTCGGGGCCGGTTTCTCTTCGGGCTATAAAGATGCGGTCGCCTTTGTCATCCTCCTCTTGATCCTCTTCTTCCGACCACAAGGCCTTTTCAGCCGCGGTTCAAGTGAAAGGGTCTAG
- a CDS encoding branched-chain amino acid ABC transporter permease: protein MQRELLKFALFAALVLVAAPLYFQGGYILNVLVFVGINTMLAIGLNLLLGFAGQISLGQAAFYGLGAYVSAILTTTHGFNPWLAMIFAALAIGALAFVIGFPILKLKGHYLAMATLGFGIIVYIVINEYVDLTGGPSGFPGIPNLSVGSFSFDSDMKNYYLVWGATLGVMLLAINLARSRIGRALRAIHDSEVAAQVLGINARLLKVQIFACSAMISSLAGSLYAHYITFVSPSTFGFHFSVELLTMVVIGGLGSIYGSFLGATLITLLPEILRTFHDYDIVFYGALLMIMTIFLPGGLIQGGTLAWNYLRKSWNGKGGADA, encoded by the coding sequence ATGCAACGGGAACTGTTAAAATTTGCCCTCTTCGCTGCCTTGGTCCTGGTCGCTGCCCCCCTCTACTTTCAGGGTGGTTACATCCTCAATGTCCTGGTCTTTGTCGGCATCAATACCATGCTTGCCATCGGTTTAAATCTGCTGCTCGGCTTTGCCGGGCAGATCTCTCTCGGTCAGGCCGCCTTTTACGGCCTCGGTGCTTATGTCTCGGCGATCCTGACGACGACGCACGGTTTTAACCCCTGGCTGGCGATGATTTTTGCCGCTTTGGCGATCGGCGCCCTTGCTTTTGTCATCGGCTTTCCGATCCTCAAGCTCAAGGGGCATTACCTGGCGATGGCGACCCTCGGTTTCGGCATCATTGTTTATATCGTCATCAACGAATATGTCGATCTCACCGGCGGCCCCTCCGGCTTTCCCGGTATCCCCAATCTGAGCGTCGGCAGCTTCAGCTTCGACAGCGATATGAAGAACTATTATCTGGTCTGGGGGGCGACCCTCGGCGTTATGCTTTTGGCGATCAACCTTGCCCGTTCACGCATCGGCCGTGCCTTGCGGGCAATTCACGATTCCGAAGTTGCGGCCCAGGTCCTCGGTATTAATGCCCGTCTCCTCAAAGTGCAGATCTTTGCCTGCTCGGCGATGATCTCCTCCCTCGCCGGCAGCCTTTACGCCCACTACATCACCTTCGTTTCTCCCAGTACCTTCGGCTTTCATTTCTCGGTTGAACTCCTGACCATGGTGGTAATCGGCGGTCTGGGGAGCATCTACGGCTCCTTCCTCGGTGCCACCCTGATTACCCTTTTGCCGGAAATCCTCCGTACCTTTCATGATTACGACATCGTTTTCTATGGTGCTCTGCTGATGATCATGACCATCTTCCTCCCCGGCGGTCTGATTCAGGGCGGGACTCTGGCCTGGAATTATCTCCGCAAGTCCTGGAACGGGAAGGGGGGCGCGGATGCTTGA